One region of Roseiconus lacunae genomic DNA includes:
- a CDS encoding BBP7 family outer membrane beta-barrel protein, giving the protein MPRNRIRAPFAHLNYRIHADYLLWSLGGFDLPALVTTSPVGTSTANAGILNRSGTSVLFGDENVGDDMRSGLRLTLQWDDRCETEGFDLSFLGIFEDNETFQDSRAVLARPVFDTGTGTESALLVAHPDFLSGSVRANVESSLYAFDVMRRQRICSAVCDNLDLSFGYRHGRLDEALQLSQQSTFTQAQGPIVAETARSLADSFETDNRFNGAQFGLRYQSRYANGVYLSANAKLAFGVNQAEARIDGQTTTTVPGIGSSTTTGGLLAQSTNIGSYDQSDFSVIPEFGITLSTYLDRNLQIGVGYNLLIWTNAIQIEDAIDRTVSQFPPELPSGTLNPAFEFDSGTFIAHGLNFNAVFAF; this is encoded by the coding sequence ATGCCACGAAACCGAATCCGAGCGCCCTTTGCACATTTAAACTACCGGATCCACGCCGATTACCTACTTTGGTCGCTCGGCGGATTCGACTTGCCCGCGTTAGTCACGACGAGTCCCGTTGGCACTTCGACGGCGAACGCTGGAATTTTGAATCGCTCAGGGACAAGCGTTCTGTTTGGTGATGAAAATGTCGGCGACGACATGCGATCGGGGCTTCGCCTGACGCTGCAATGGGACGATCGTTGCGAAACGGAAGGATTTGACCTCAGCTTTCTCGGCATCTTCGAAGACAACGAGACATTTCAAGATAGCCGAGCAGTCTTAGCACGCCCTGTCTTCGATACCGGAACCGGAACAGAATCGGCTCTCTTGGTGGCCCACCCCGACTTTCTGTCCGGGTCGGTTCGGGCGAATGTTGAAAGCAGTTTGTACGCATTCGATGTAATGCGACGTCAGCGGATTTGCAGTGCGGTTTGCGACAATTTGGATCTATCGTTCGGTTACCGGCACGGACGTCTTGATGAGGCACTTCAGCTAAGTCAGCAGTCAACATTCACACAGGCGCAAGGGCCCATCGTTGCAGAAACAGCCCGTAGCCTTGCTGATTCGTTCGAAACAGACAACCGATTCAACGGTGCCCAATTCGGATTGCGATACCAGTCGCGGTATGCCAACGGCGTTTATTTGTCGGCGAACGCAAAACTTGCTTTCGGAGTCAATCAAGCGGAAGCTCGAATCGATGGGCAAACGACAACCACCGTTCCTGGAATCGGATCCTCGACCACGACCGGAGGTCTATTGGCTCAGTCAACTAACATTGGCAGCTATGACCAGTCGGATTTTTCCGTCATCCCCGAGTTTGGCATCACTCTATCGACCTACCTCGATCGCAATCTGCAAATCGGAGTCGGATACAACCTGTTGATCTGGACCAACGCCATACAAATTGAGGATGCGATTGATCGAACGGTTTCACAGTTTCCCCCGGAATTACCGTCGGGAACGCTCAACCCAGCGTTTGAATTTGACTCGGGAACCTTCATCGCCCATGGCTTGAATTTCAATGCCGTGTTTGCCTTTTAG